In one Rhopalosiphum padi isolate XX-2018 chromosome 3, ASM2088224v1, whole genome shotgun sequence genomic region, the following are encoded:
- the LOC132925179 gene encoding kelch-like protein 5: protein MVSSLSSPCWVPLADMLVRRKNLGVGVLYDCIIYAVNRREWYFWWYLNTVEVFDNSIKIWRMVTSMNTDRSGFVVGVLNDHLYAVGGYDGSYSLKSVECYDPRNDTWIPVADMSVQCTSRHMVVT, encoded by the exons ATGGTATCTTCATTATCATCACCTTGTTGGGTACCGTTGGCAGATATGTTAGTTCGTCGAAAAAACCTAGGAGTTGGTGTAttatatgattgtataatatatgctgtAA ataggCGGGAATGGTATTTTTGGTGGTACTTAAATACCGTAGAAGTTTTTGATAACAGTATTAAAATATGGAGAATGGTTACTAGTATGAATACTGATAGAAGTGGTTTTGTTGTTGGTGTACTCAATGATCATTTATATGCG gtaggAGGTTATGATGGTTCATATAGTTTGAAGTCTGTCGAATGTTATGATCCCAGAAATGACACATGGATACCCGTTGCAGATATGTCTGTACAGTGTACATCACGACATATGGTCGtgacataa
- the LOC132926607 gene encoding uncharacterized protein LOC132926607 — protein MVFDTDKFISCIQNNPSIWELGSKDYMDRNIKEKSWNSIGEYLYENWTEKSNTEKKNTVKEMKTKWRHIRDNYSKFINQAKSGDSATKKKYVYAESLSFLQHVIKKRRTTGNFNECEQQDNNGEETEEEEEINITVGADEFERNKTSTPESRRKKFKKNNVTPFQQELLSALKNTEEENNSDPDRAFLLSLLPDYKRLTYEQKTDFRLMTLQYFKQISLEANQSQPLYASHHNTTYPSVSQAHTSQLTLPVLSTYTSDSTTKVPPRQAQHSMAFPPFHSSSSYLSADQDNANTISDYYRNYQ, from the exons ATGGTTTTCGATACTGACAAATTTATTTcatgtattcaaaataatccATCAATTTGGGAACTGGGGTCAAAAGATTATATGGatagaaatataaaagaaaaaagttgGAACAGTATTGGGGAATACTTATATGAAAATTGGACTGAAAAAtcaaatacagaaaaaaaaaacacag TCAAAGAAATGAAAACCAAATGGAGACATATACGGGACAATTATTCAAAGTTTATCAACCAGGCAAAAAGTGGCGATAGtgctactaaaaaaaaatatgtctatgCTGAATCACTTTCATTTTTACaacatgtaattaaaaaaagaag AACAACTGGCAATTTTAATGAATGTGAACAGCAAGACAATAATGGGGAAGAAACTGAAGAAGAAGAAGAGATTAACATCACTGTGGGTGCAGATGAATTTGAAAGAAATAAAACTTCAACCCCAGAATCCAGGaggaaaaaatttaagaaaaataatgtaacaCCATTTCAGCAAGAATTATTAAGTGCTTTAAAGAATACCGAGGAAGAGAATAATTCCGATCCTGATAGGGCATTTTTATTGTCTTTGTTACCAGATTACAAAAGGTTAACATATGAACAAAAAACAGATTTTCGTTTGATGaccttacaatattttaaacaaatttcttTAGAAGCTAACCAGTCTCAACCATTATATGCTTCACATCACAATACAACTTATCCAAGTGTTTCACAAGCACATACCTCACAACTAACCTTACCTGTCTTGTCCACATATACATCAGATTCAACTACAAAAGTACCACCTCGACAGGCTCAACATTCAATGGCATTCCCTCCATTTCATTCTTCTAGCTCATATTTATCTGCAGACCAAGATAATGCCAATACAATTTCTGACTATTAcagaaattatcaataa
- the LOC132927351 gene encoding ring canal kelch homolog: MDDLQISTYENDLKSAVQFNESEPIHYTNSFHSVKLLEELQSLRNNKELCDITLKTDNGTVLVGHKNVLAAASKYFRDMFSSVDENICIVIIKDLDSSALQILIDYIYTGKIKITNEDVKVLLPAANILQLDYVGSACVKYLQTHIDTSNCLSIKEFADLHKCTELMSSSEAFINKHFLEIVKSDEFILLTCEKVIELISCNDIAVPSEEKIFECVINWIKHDLNTREKYLPQLMEHVRFPLLASNLMIFKNIIEEPLFKNCPKYNDIVSEVFNFYLLKSVQYFTIPQTIRCKPRQFGSSKKIILLFNHCIKSLECSTEWFDPETNLRKTATKMNKCCVKPSVGVFRDQFVFAMGGMNKLCSQSVSMLDVSSLLPCWVPMADMLVNRKNLGVGVLNDCIYAIGGFDNDESALSNVEVFDVSIQKWRMVTSMNTKRNDFGVGVLNDRLYAVGGYDGSHFLKSVECYDPTLDTWTPVGDLSICRNGVSIGVLNGFMYAIGGSNSGNVEGSVGCNGDGSDGGNDDNSDGRNVNFVSRNCDVLLNESLELDTSFSGDLLNKWKPVEGISERCENVSIGDLNDVMIAVGSSESGDDDGNDGGNDDNSDGHNYDGGSSYLRSAEIYRPSDGLWSSIADMNLGRYKPGVVALDGLLYVFGGVKESNYFTMEVYDPNTNTWSMKKLSKNDKDFQIYSGVVVNIPPNFTTQ, encoded by the exons ATGGACGACTTACAAATTTCAACGtatgaaaatgatttaaagtCAGCTGTACAATTCAATGAATCTGAaccaatacattatacaaatagcTTTCACTCTGTTAAACTACTTGAAGAATTACAATCCCTACGCAA taacaaaGAGTTATGCGATATTACATTGAAAACAGATAATGGTACAGTACTTGTTGGACATAAAAATGTTCTAGCAGCAGCTAGTAAATATTTTCGTGATATGTTTAGTAGTGTTGATGAGAACAtctgtattgttattataaaggATTTAGATTCCTCTGccttacaaatattaatagattatatttatactggaaaaataaaaatcaccaaTGAAGATGTAaag GTTTTGTTACCAGCTGCAAATATCCTACAGTTAGACTATGTAGGTAGTGCATGTGTTAAGTATTTACAAACACATATTGATACTTCAAATTGTCTTAGTATCAAAGAATTTGCTGACTTGCATAAATGTACGGAATTGATGTCAAGTTCTGAAGCAttcattaataaacatttttt agAAATAGTTAAAAGCGATGAGTTCATATTGTTAACTTGTGAAAAAGTGATTGAACTGATATCCTGTAATGATATTGCTGTTCCATCTGAAGAAAAA aTATTTGAATGTGTTATAAATTGGATAAAACATGATTTGAATACTAGAGAAAAATATTTGCCACAGTTAATGGAACATGTACGTTTTCCATTATTAGCATCAAACCTCatgatattcaaaaatataattgaagaacctctttttaaaaattgtcctaaat ataATGATATAGTATCTGAagtatttaatttctatttactTAAATCGGTTCAGTATTTCACTATTCCACAAACAATTCGCTGTAAACCTAGACAGTTTGGTAGTTCAAAAAAA attATTCTACTGTTCAATCATTGTATTAAATCATTAGAGTGTAGTACAGAATGGTTTGACCCAGAAACCAATCTGCGTAAAACTGcaacaaaaatgaataaatgttgTGTGAAACCTAGTGTTGGCGTATTTAgagatcaatttgtttttgcTATGGGaggtatgaataaattatgttcTCAATCTGTTAGTATGCTTGATGTATCTTCATTATTACCTTGTTGGGTACCGATGGCCGATATGTTAGTTAATCGAAAAAACCTAGGAGTTGGTGTATTAAATGATTGTATATATGCT attggTGGTTTTGATAATGATGAAAGTGCTTTAAGTAATGTAGAAGTTTTTGATGTCAGTATTCAAAAATGGAGAATGGTAACTAGTATGAATACTAAAAGAAATGATTTTGGTGTTGGTGTACTCAATGATCGTTTATATgcg GTAGGAGGTTATGATGGCTCACATTTTTTGAAGTCTGTCGAATGTTATGATCCCACACTTGACACATGGACACCGGTTGGAGATTTGTCTATATGTCGCAATGGTGTTAGTATAGGAGTCTTGAACGGTTTTATGTATGCTATCGGTGGTAGTAATAGTGGTAATGTTGAAGGTAGTGTTGGTTGTAATGGCGATGGTAGTGATGGTGGTAATGACGATAATAGTGATGGAAGGAATGTCAATTTTGTTAGCAGAAATTGTGATGTATTATTGAATGAATCATTAGAACTTGATACTAGTTTCTCTGGTGACTTACTTAACAAATGGAAACCTGTTGAAGGTATATCTGAACGTTGTGAAAATGTTAGTATAGGAGACTTAAATGACGTTATGATTGCTGTCGGTAGTAGTGAAAGTGGTGATGACGATGGTAATGATGGAGGGAATGATGATAATAGTGACGGTCACAATTATGATGGTGGTAGTAGTTATCTTAGAAGTGCGGAGATTTATAGACCAAGTGATGGATTATGGTCTTCTATTGCTGATATGAATTTAGGTCGATACAAACCtg gaGTAGTCGCATTAGATGGTTTATTGTATGTTTTTGGAGGAGTTAaagaatcaaattattttacgatgGAAGTGTACGACCCTAATACCAATACTTGGTCCATGAAAAAGTTGTCTAAAAATGACAAAGACTTTCAAATATATAGCGGAGTAGTGGTTAATATACCACCAAATTTTACAACTCAATAG